In Chitinophaga sp. HK235, a single window of DNA contains:
- a CDS encoding efflux RND transporter permease subunit, giving the protein MNLIRFALRKPITILVMVAGLFFFGIKAVTTIKIDIFPKLDMPVIYLSHPFGGYTATQMESFFGKQYINILLFVNGVKSVETKNIQGLTLIKINFYPGTNMAQAAAEVSAFSNRIQAIFPPGSNPPFIIRFDASTLPVGQLVLSSDKRSNNELLDLANVYVRSSFTSIPGLVGSTPFGGNMRTVVVKADPELLRSHNMTPDQLVEALRLNNQTAPSGNVRIGTKNYITPANTTVKTVKDFEDIPLFKNGVQNLYLRDVATVEDGADVSTSYALINGKRSVYVSIAKAADASTWEVVQNLKKAMPKIQAQLPEDVKLSYEFDQSTYVINSVKSLLSEGVIGAILTGLMVLLFLGDARGALIVILTIPTSIISGILFLSLFGQTINIMTLSGLALAIGILVDESTVTIENIHQHLDLGKPKSLAIWDACKEIAFPKLLILFCILAVFAPAFTMGGIPGSLFLPLALAIGFSMIVSYFLAQTFVPVMANWIMKTKHHKKKDGSVMNDQEEFAACGLTPEGEGNTWGQKKALVEREDSNRDGKISRFERIRARYLRFIDRMMPYRKIIVTAYLLIVGLIVVFQMGIIGRDVLPKVNGGQFQVRLRQPDGTRIEETEKKTIEVVNAVNDIVGKENVSITSAFVGTHPQLFSTAPIFLWMAGPHESVVQVALKEEYHTNLDELKDKIRDRVNKIDPVMKLSFEPIELTDKILSQGSPTPIEVRFAGRNKKVNEEYARKMVAKLKEIPYLRDVQLGQSVNYPALNINIDRVRAAQLGVDVGDVSRSLIASTSSSRLTEKNIWVDEKAGLSYNVQVQVPENKLASQNDIGEIPLLKNSSRPILSDVASISPETTYGENDNLGALPILTVTANLNKKDLGAASKDVQKAISSLGELPRGLNVELIGMSSTLIDTLGSLQGGLMVAVVVIFLMLAANFQSFKVSAIVLATVPAVLLGSLSLLMMTGSTLNLQSYMGMIMSVGVSISNAVLLITNAEQIRKTNGNAMVSAKEAAALRMRPIAMTALAMVVGMIPMASGLGEAGDQSSPLGRAVVGGLIASTFAALFILPLAFAWGQGKATTQSVSLDPEDEESIHFIPMKA; this is encoded by the coding sequence ATGAACCTTATTCGTTTCGCACTTCGTAAACCCATCACCATCCTGGTGATGGTGGCGGGCTTGTTCTTCTTCGGTATCAAAGCGGTCACCACGATCAAAATTGATATCTTCCCGAAGCTGGACATGCCGGTGATTTATCTCTCGCATCCATTTGGTGGATACACTGCCACCCAGATGGAATCTTTCTTCGGTAAACAATATATTAATATCCTGTTGTTTGTAAACGGGGTGAAAAGTGTGGAAACGAAGAACATACAAGGATTGACGCTGATCAAAATCAACTTCTATCCCGGTACCAACATGGCCCAGGCGGCCGCTGAGGTGAGCGCCTTCTCCAACCGTATCCAGGCCATCTTTCCACCTGGCTCCAATCCGCCTTTCATCATCCGTTTCGACGCCTCTACCTTGCCGGTAGGACAATTGGTACTCAGCAGTGACAAACGCAGCAACAACGAACTGCTCGATCTGGCCAACGTATATGTACGTTCTTCTTTTACCTCCATCCCAGGCCTGGTAGGCTCCACGCCTTTCGGTGGTAACATGCGCACTGTGGTGGTAAAGGCAGACCCTGAATTGCTGCGCTCCCACAACATGACACCAGATCAGCTGGTGGAAGCCCTGCGGCTCAACAACCAGACCGCGCCTTCCGGAAACGTACGTATCGGCACTAAAAACTATATCACGCCTGCCAATACCACTGTCAAAACAGTAAAGGATTTTGAAGATATTCCCTTGTTTAAAAACGGTGTACAGAACCTGTACCTCCGCGATGTGGCCACAGTAGAAGATGGTGCCGACGTGAGCACCAGCTATGCGCTCATCAACGGTAAACGTTCTGTATACGTGAGCATCGCCAAAGCAGCCGACGCCTCTACCTGGGAAGTGGTACAGAACCTGAAAAAGGCAATGCCCAAAATACAGGCCCAGCTGCCCGAAGATGTGAAACTGAGCTACGAATTTGACCAGTCCACTTATGTGATCAATTCCGTAAAAAGCCTGTTGTCAGAGGGTGTGATCGGCGCGATCCTCACTGGTTTAATGGTGCTGTTGTTCCTTGGAGATGCCCGCGGCGCGCTGATCGTTATCCTCACCATCCCTACCTCCATCATCTCCGGTATCCTCTTCCTGAGCCTCTTTGGTCAAACGATCAATATCATGACCCTGAGCGGCCTGGCACTGGCCATCGGTATTCTGGTAGATGAAAGTACCGTGACGATCGAAAATATCCACCAGCACCTGGACCTGGGCAAACCCAAGTCCCTGGCCATCTGGGACGCCTGTAAGGAAATCGCTTTCCCTAAACTGCTCATCCTCTTCTGTATTCTGGCCGTATTTGCACCTGCCTTTACCATGGGTGGCATACCCGGCTCTCTGTTCCTGCCGCTGGCACTGGCTATTGGTTTCAGCATGATCGTGTCTTATTTCCTGGCACAAACTTTTGTACCGGTGATGGCCAACTGGATCATGAAAACCAAACACCACAAAAAGAAAGACGGCTCTGTAATGAACGACCAGGAAGAGTTTGCAGCTTGCGGTCTCACTCCTGAGGGAGAAGGGAATACCTGGGGTCAGAAAAAAGCTTTGGTGGAAAGGGAAGACAGCAACCGCGACGGAAAAATCAGCCGCTTCGAAAGGATACGTGCCCGTTACCTCCGCTTTATAGACCGCATGATGCCTTACCGGAAAATAATCGTAACCGCTTATCTGCTCATCGTCGGACTGATCGTCGTGTTCCAGATGGGCATCATCGGCAGGGACGTACTGCCTAAAGTAAACGGTGGCCAGTTCCAGGTAAGGCTGCGCCAGCCGGATGGTACCCGCATCGAGGAAACAGAGAAAAAAACCATAGAAGTAGTCAATGCGGTCAACGATATCGTTGGTAAAGAAAATGTGTCCATCACCTCCGCATTTGTGGGTACACACCCGCAGCTGTTCTCTACCGCGCCTATCTTCCTCTGGATGGCAGGTCCGCATGAATCGGTAGTGCAGGTGGCCTTAAAAGAAGAATATCATACCAATCTCGACGAGCTGAAAGATAAGATCAGAGACCGGGTAAATAAGATAGACCCTGTCATGAAACTTTCCTTCGAACCCATCGAGCTGACCGATAAAATATTGAGCCAGGGCTCACCTACACCCATCGAGGTACGTTTTGCCGGAAGAAATAAAAAGGTGAACGAAGAGTATGCCAGGAAAATGGTGGCGAAGCTGAAGGAAATCCCTTACCTGCGTGACGTACAGCTCGGACAGTCTGTTAACTACCCCGCGCTCAACATCAATATCGACAGGGTAAGGGCGGCACAGCTGGGTGTAGACGTAGGCGATGTTTCCCGCTCACTCATTGCCAGCACATCCTCTTCCAGGCTGACGGAAAAAAATATCTGGGTGGATGAAAAAGCCGGACTGAGCTACAACGTACAGGTACAGGTGCCGGAAAATAAACTGGCTTCCCAGAATGACATAGGAGAGATACCTTTGCTGAAGAATTCATCCAGACCTATCCTGAGTGATGTGGCCTCTATCAGTCCTGAAACCACCTATGGAGAAAATGACAATCTGGGTGCCCTGCCGATACTAACGGTAACGGCTAACCTGAATAAAAAAGACCTGGGTGCTGCATCGAAAGATGTGCAAAAAGCCATTAGCTCCCTGGGTGAGCTGCCACGCGGGCTGAACGTGGAATTGATCGGGATGAGCAGTACGCTTATTGATACCCTGGGTAGTTTGCAGGGAGGTCTGATGGTAGCGGTAGTAGTGATATTCCTGATGCTGGCGGCCAACTTCCAGTCGTTTAAAGTATCTGCGATCGTACTGGCCACTGTGCCGGCTGTACTGCTGGGATCATTATCACTGCTGATGATGACCGGTTCTACGCTGAACCTGCAATCTTACATGGGTATGATCATGTCGGTAGGGGTATCTATCTCCAATGCCGTACTGTTGATCACCAATGCAGAGCAGATCAGGAAGACCAACGGTAATGCGATGGTATCGGCAAAGGAAGCAGCCGCACTGCGTATGCGCCCTATTGCGATGACAGCATTAGCCATGGTGGTTGGTATGATCCCGATGGCCAGCGGGCTGGGTGAAGCCGGCGATCAGTCATCACCACTGGGCCGTGCCGTAGTAGGAGGGCTGATTGCCTCTACTTTTGCAGCCCTGTTCATATTACCGCTGGCATTTGCCTGGGGACAGGGAAAAGCCACTACACAAAGTGTTTCGCTTGATCCGGAAGATGAAGAAAGTATACATTTTATTCCCATGAAAGCATAA